The genomic window TCGCGGCCAGGTAGTCGTAATGGATTGCTGGAGTACCGCTTGTCCGCCATGTGTCGAGGAATTTCCCAAATTGGTCGCACTGAGCCAGAAGTACAATCCGGACCAACTGGCGTGCATTTCGCTAAGTTTTGATTTCGAAGGAATAGGCAAGCCGGAAGATGTAGAGCGTGGCGTTAGGGAATTTCTTAGCAGCCATCACGCCAGCTTCGAAAACGTGCTGGGTGCCGAACCGTCTGACACGCTGCTGAAAAAAATGAATTTGCCGTCGATTCCCGCCGTGTTCGTTTACGACCGAGACGGGACAGAGCATCGGTTCGAAGGGACAAAGGCGTACGATGAAGCGGGCCTGCTGGTGAAAAAACTGATCAGCGATCAACTGACGAGCGGTCAGTAAGTGCCCGACCGGCACAGTCGGGCTGTTAACGCCGAATTGCA from Pirellulales bacterium includes these protein-coding regions:
- a CDS encoding TlpA disulfide reductase family protein, which translates into the protein MLYTADMKLCAGLYLIAAAVALLASGISGCGNRAANHAARGMRQLISLQILDYDGIQKLIASHRGQVVVMDCWSTACPPCVEEFPKLVALSQKYNPDQLACISLSFDFEGIGKPEDVERGVREFLSSHHASFENVLGAEPSDTLLKKMNLPSIPAVFVYDRDGTEHRFEGTKAYDEAGLLVKKLISDQLTSGQ